DNA from Coleofasciculus chthonoplastes PCC 7420:
GTAAATTTTTGTAAATTAAGCTGTTTTTAAGGTTTGTCTAAATGATTTGTACAAACAAATAGGTTTTTGGGTGATTGACATAGATTGGCAAAATTCTTGTAATTGCTAGCTTTTAGTAACTACAGTTTGTTTTTTTTAGTTATTCTAAATTGCACAAATCAAATAGACCAATCAGAGGTTTAGGAGAGTCAGGGAGACAAGCTTGGGGAGCGCTGGTGACACAGGGACAAACCTTATATGACTTATCGTCTTAACAACGCCGCCCTCATTGAAGCGTTTTACCTTTCGTTTGCCACACTTGTTGTCGTATGATGTTATTCATTTGCTACTCGACATCGATTTTCAAAAATGACGGAATTCGTAGCACACCGTCACAGAGGAAGTCAAGTCAACGAGGTAAAAATTCCCAACGTTATCCATCAGATCTTGTATGCGCTACTTTAAAGAATACTGTGAAGTCAATCTTGAACCCGGTACTGCACCATTTACTTGGGTATTTAGGAGTGAGGAAAAAATCCGCATCAGATTTGGTGTCGCTGTTGATAAACATCCAGATTGCGGTCAAATCATCTATGAGTTGAATGATGGACAAGGATATTGCGATTCCCATCAAATTACAGCCGAGACGGAAAGCGTTGTCGAAAATGGGTTCAAAATGTTTTCAGTCATCCTACCACCGATCAGTAGTGGGGGAGGATGTCGATACTGGCTGGGTTATTTGGATAAGTTCGGTAATGAGCATACCAGTCAACACTCACGTTTTCTGTTGGTCTGCGATGAAGCGCCTCGGTCAATGGCTGAGATCCCATCCGTGTTCCTTGGGTTTGTTGACAATCAACCGTTGTATGGACCAAAGCCCGTTGTCGCCATGACACCTAGCCCTACCGATTGGAATGCACGTCTGTTTTACTCGATAATCATTGATCGATTTGCTCGAGGTTCAGACCGCCATCGCACGGGTTTAGGTGCGGTCAAGTACGATCCGTCTTGTCCATACGCTAGCCATGGTGGCACAATTCGTGGTGTGATTGAGAAAATCAACTACTTAAAATCATTAGGAATACGAGCCATTATTCTCAGTCCTGTGTATGTCAACGCCGCTGACGGATACCACGGCTATCATCCCATCAACCTATTGATGGTTGAGCCACGTCTAGGAACACTAGCCTGTTTACGTGAACTGGTGGCTAAAGCCCATGAAGCTGACATCGCTGTAATTTTAGATGTGGTTAATAATCACATCGCTGATAGTATTCAGTGGGAAGAATATGGAGGTCCTCCTGGTGGAGAATTCAAATATGTACACGGTGATGATACCGCTGTGATGCCTTTTCCGGTAGAAGTCCGCAACACCTCCCTGTTTCACGGTCCGGAATACACCGATATGGTGAATCAAAGACTCTTTGGCTTCTTGGAAGATTGGCGTACAGAAACAAGCTATGTTCGCGAACTGCTGATTCAACACTTGAAATACTGGATTGCTCAAACGGATATTGATGGCTTTCGATACGATTCAGCCCGTCATGTTGGTCTAGATTTTTGGGAACCTTGCGTTGAGGAAATATCACGGTTTGCTAAGTACCTGGGTAAACATCAGTTTTTACAGATCGCCGAACACGCTGGAAGTAGCCACGAAGAATTGATTGCATATAATAGTGCCAAATTCTCAAATTTACTAGATTATCCAACCTACTATATTGTCAAGCACTCTCTTGCTGATGCCAACTGGCTAGGGGGTTTTGCCGAATATTTTTGTGGAATTCTGACTCCATCACAGCCCTATCATGCGGGTTGGAGGAACAATATTATGTTCTTGGATAACCAAGACACAACTCGCATATTTCACGAATTTTTGAGTCGTATCCCTAATCAAGACGAGGCTCGCGTCCGTCTTCATTTTGCTATTGCTTGCTTGGTTCTAGGACCTCAAATCCCTTCAATTTATCAAGGAACAGAGCAGGAATTTTCTGGTGCGCTCGGCATGCATCAACGAGAGGATACAGGAGATTGGATTGGTCATGATTGCTATGTGAGGGAGGATATGTTTGATAACCCGGCTTGTGTGTGGCATTTTGGTCCAATTAACCAAAAAAGTTTCGAGCCATATAGCCGGAACCACTCGACCTTTGTGCTGATTCACCAGCTTGCCGAAATTCGGTTTAAAAGTCGCTTAATTCAGAGTGGGAAGCGTACCCTACTGTGTTCGAGAAAGGATGGTCTTTGGTGTGTACTCATTCATGGGACGACTGATGAGCCGCCGATCTTGGTGGCGATGAACCTTGGCTCAAAAGCTGTCTCTGATCATGCTTTAACACTGCCTAAGTGGTATGGTGCTTTCGACGGAGTTGATATGCTTATGACGACGGCGGGCGGAGCATTCTATTTTGTGGAAGGGGGGCTGCGAATTCGACTTTCACCCTTCACATTTGTGATCGGAAAACTCTGGAAAGACTCTCAAAAAAGTGCGATCGTTGAGGCGAAAATTCCTGATATTATTAAACATAAATGATAAATTTAGACCTTAGTTATTTTTGGGATTAATCTCCTTGGAGACGACTTGAAAAACAGCCGATGAATGTCAATTCAGCTAATTGCCTCTTACCTGTTCCGTCTGGTTCCTTTGTGGTTCCAGATTTAACGACTGTCTTATCCACAACGGAAGAACGTCCCCTGCGATTTTCCCTGATTATTCCCACTTATAAAGAAGCGAAAAATCTTGCCCAGCTTGTCGAACAAGTGAGCCGATTACTTGATTCGCAACTGGCGGGGAACTATGAACTGATTGTCGTTGATGACAATAGTCCTGATGACACTTGGAAAGTGGCGCAGGAACTCACAAATTATCCTCAGCTAAAAGTGATGCGGCGAATTGAGGAACGGGGATTATCTACCGCTGTAATTCGAGGATGGCAAGTAGCGCGGGGAGAGGTTTTGGGGGTAATTGATGCGGATCTCCAGCATCCCCCCGAACTGTTATTGCAGCTATGGAGTCAGATCCAAGGGGGCGCAGATTTAGCCGTTGCGAGTCGCCATGTTGAAGGTGGTGGTGTGAATGATTGGAGTATTATCCGCCGCTTTTTATCCCGTGGCGCTCAGACGATTGGGTTAATTCTTTTACCGGGAGTTATCGGTCGGGTTTCTGACCCGATGAGTGGTTATTTTATGGTGCGTCGTAACTGTTTAGTTGATCGCCCTTTAAATCCCCTGGGATACAAAATTTTGATTGAAGTCTTGGGTCGAGGTAAAATTCCTGAGATTGGGGAAGTGGGGTATGTGTTTCAAGAACGTCAAGTGGGCGAAAGTAAAGTAACGTGGAAACAGTATGTGGAGTATTTACAACACTTACTGCGCTTGCGTTTATCCCTAGGATCTATTGGTCGATTTATTCGCTTTAGTATAGTCGGCTTCAGTGGAGTTTTTGTCGATATTGCAATTTTTTATCTGCTGCGAAATAAACTGGGATTGGGATTAACGCTCAGTGCGGCTCTATCGGCTGAAGTCGCCATGTTCAACAATTTCTTGTGGAATGATGTATGGACATTTGGCGATATTTCTCAACATCAACCGGGATTGCGTCAGTGGTTTGAACGATTTTTGAAGTTTAATGGGATCTGTTTAGCTGGACTCATTCTCAATGTGTTACTCGTGAATTTATTGTTTAATGTCTTTGGCATCAATGAATATGTTTCTAAGTTAATCGCGATCGCGGCGGTGACAGTGTGGAATTTCTGGATCAATCTTAAGCTGAGTTGGCGCGTAACCGATGTGCGACAGTAATTGACATCACAGCATTTGACCCCTGCTTAAATAGGGTCTGCTGAATAAGCGAAGGCACCATTGTTCCAGACGCGCCATGGCGCGTCTCTACATAAATGATGTGTCCTAACCGCTATGGCGGTTGCTATATTTAAAACTTATCGGACTTGGTCGGGGCGGGTTTAGGTCAGTTAGTGGTTGGAACCGCAGCGTTATTAAAACCCGCCCCTACACATTCATACAAGCAAAGGACAAATGACCAAGGACTAATGACAAATAACTAACTACGCTTGCTGCCACATTTGTTTAATTTTAGGCGGTAAAAACTCAGCAACTTCTTTGACTCGTTCCTCAGACAACTCATCTTTAGTGGCAGAAAAAATGGCTTTTACTACCGTTTCTGGGCTAACTCCTTTGGGTAAGCTGGCTTCTTGACGGATTCTAAACAAGAAGGTATCAGCATCAAATTCGAGAGGGGGACGAATCCGACTCAGGAAGCTGACAATGGGATTAGTATCTTTCCACAGATCGGCAATTTCTTTTTGCTGTTCTTCGGCTGGAGTCGGTACAGATCCATCGTTTTGACGCAATTCTGATTCGACCCGATCTGAAGCGTCTGTGTTCATTAAGTCGCGCATGGTGCGGAACACTACTTCAGTGACATCACGGGCGTCGTAAATGTCTTCTAATTGACCCTGCTTTTTGACTTTTTCTAAGAAAACTGTATTGTCGGGCATACTCTTCTCCTTGTGTTTCAGGTGACGGTTGGGGACAATTTAATGTCCTGATTTCCCAGTTTTATCTGAATGTTCCAGTAAAGACAGAAAAACGATTTGTATGAATTTCAGATTATTTTGAGGATTGTTCAGGTTCTGGGTTAACACTTTAACCTAGGATAGCAGCGTTAGGGCTGGCATCTACCTCAAGAGGCATTTTTAAGTAGGTGGACATTAAAGTTAACGGTGGGGATCGTCCTTTGTCTTTTGTCCTTTGTCATTTGTCGTTCGATCCGCGATTAATTTGCCAATCTGCCCAATGACTAAGGGAACTAAACTCATTCCCAGGATGAGTAACCAACCCTGTAGGCTAGGGGCATGAGTTTGCAGGATATCGGAGAGGATGGGGAGATAAATAGCAGCGGCGAGGAATCCAGTACACAGGATCAGGGAACCCCAGACGTATTTATTGCGGGTGACTTCGTTAACCAGTACACCTGATCCGCGATCGCGCATATTGAAGACGTGCCATAGTCGGGAAAAGGCGATGGTGAGAAATGATATGGTAACTGCTTGATTTTTTTCTAGTCCTAACCAGTTGAAGGCGAGGTAAAAGGAACCCAAAACCGGGGCAGCTATGATTACACCATATCCCGCGATGCTTGCCCAGTGACGCTTGGTGATAATCGACTCCTTGGGATCACGGGGGGGTTCTTCCATGAGGGTGGGAGATCCTTCACCCACACCCAGCGCCAGGGCGGGGAAGACATCGTTAATGATATTCAGATATAAGATTTGTAGAGGCAAGATGGGTAAGGGCGCATTGACTAACGAGGTAGCGGTGACTGCCATAATTTGACCGACATTCCCGGATAGCAGAAAAATCGTGAATTTGCGAATATTGTTAAAGATGGCTCGACCCTGTTCCACTGCCGCGACAATCGTGGAAAAGGCGTCATCTTGCAGCACCATATCCGCCGCTTCTTTTGCCACCTGGGTGCCTCGTTGTCCCATGGCGACACCAATATCGGCTTTTTGGAGGGCGGGGGCATCATTGACCCCATCCCCCGTCATTGCCACAATTGCCCCGGTGTCTTGGTGCAAAGTAATCAGGTTCAATTTTTGTTCTGGAGATACCCGGGCAAAAATCGGGGTTTTGACTAAGCGTTCACGTTCCTCCGAAGAGGATTCTTTGGGGCTTTTTAAGTCTTTCCCCTGCACCACATCCGCTTGTTCATCATCGGTTAACCCAACGGCTAAACCAATATTTCGGGCGGTTACGGGTTGATCCCCTGTCACCATAATCACCCGAATTCCCGCGTTTTGACATTCCTCAATTGCCGCCCGTACTTCTTGGCGGGGGGGATCAAGTAAGCCCACGACGCCTAAAAAGGTTAGATCTTCGTAGGGTTTAGCATCTTCACTCTCCACCGTTTTTTGTGCCAATGCCAGAATCCGTAACCCTTGCGCGGCGAGGTCATTACTGCGTTGCTTCCAGGCGTCGCGATCGCTGAGTTCTTTTTCACCGTCTGGGGTTAAGATACGGGTACACACCTCTAGGACAGATTCCGGTGCGCCTTTGACGGCAAAGCGATAATTACCATTACTTTTATGCAGCGTCGCCATCATTTTAGTGTCGGGATCAAACGCTTCTTCCCGCACTTCGGGCATCTCTTCTAGTAGTTCTTCGCGCCGCAGATCCGCTTTTGCCCCCGCAATCAGCAGCGCCACTTCCATCGGATCACCGATAACTCGACTTTCATTAGAGTCTTCCGGTTGTAATGCTGCATTATTACATAAGACGCCAACTTCTAAGGCGGGGCGGAGACTATCATGCTCTAAGGGGTTCAGGGTTTCATCCTCTTGGGTGAACTCTCCTTCTGGTTCTAATCCCTCACCACTAATTTGAACATCACCGGAGTCGAGGACAATATGACTCACCGTCATCCGATTTTCGGTTAAGGTTCCGGTTTTATCCGTACAAATAATGCTAGTCGCCCCTAGGGTTTCCACCGCCGCCAGTTTATTAATTAGGGCGTTCCGCTTTGCCATGCGCCACATCCCTCGCGCTAGGGCAATCGTTGCCACAATCGGTAGTCCTTCGGGAATCGCGGCGACAGCTAGGGCGACGGAGGTTTCCACCATCAGGCGAATATCTTTGCCCACAATAATGCCGGAAATGGCAATCAGGACGACAATAACTAGAGTGACCCAAATCAAACGGCGTCCCAGTTGATTCAGCCGTTTTTCTAGGGGAGTACTTTCCTCGGTTTTGGCTTCTTGGGTTAATTTAGAAATGTGACCCAATTCAGTCTGCATTCCTGTTGCCACAACCACCCCTTCCCCGGAACCGCGAGTTAGGGCTGTCCCTTTGAACAGCATATTGGTGCGATCGGCAAGTTCCACATCTCCTTCTATCGGTTCTGTGGTTTTGGTAACGGAGACGGATTCACCTGTAAGGGACGACTCATTCACCTGCATTTTCGAGGTTTCCGTCAGCCGCATATCTGCCGGAATCAGATCTCCGCTTTCCAGGAGTACCATGTCTCCGGGTACCAAGTTTTCCGCGTCAATCTCCTGCATCTGTCCTTGGCGACGCACTTTGGCTTCGGTGCTACTCAGGTTTTGCAAGGCTTCCATGGAACGCACGGCTTGGTACTCTATGAAGAAGCCAATGGCGGCGTTAATTAAGATGGCAAAAACAATGGCAATCCCTTCAATCCACTGAGCAAAGGCAAAGGATAGAATAGCGGCAATGGCGAGAATCCCAATGACTAAACTTTTGAACTGTTCGATCAGGATTTGTAAAGGTCCGCGACGCTGGGCTTCTTGCAGACGGTTCGCGCCATACTGTTCCCGTCGCTGTTGCACCTCGGTGTCCGAGAGTCCGTCATCCTCAGAAACATCCAGTTTCTTAAATAAATCGGCTGATGAAATTGTCCACGGTTGGTTGGGAAGATCCGCCATGATGGGTTTGATTGTGATTAACCTGTAATTTAGATGGGGTAACAGTTGGGGATGGTGCCAAGGGGGGTTAGAGGTTAGCGCGATCGCACCAGAGTTTAACACATTTCTATTATTTTACGCTAAAATAGGAGCGTAATCATCAAAAAGAAAGATGATAGTTTTTGAGTTCAAGGTAAAAGCTAAACCAACTCAATATGCGGCAATCGATGAGGCAATTCGGACAGCACAGTTTGTCCGAAACAAATGCTTGCGATACTGGATGGACAATCAAGGTATTGATAAGTATGACCTCAGCAAGTATTGCCGTGTATTGGCTTGCATGTTTAGCTTTGCTGATCAACTCAACTCTCAAGCTCGTCAAGCGTCTGCTGATCGCGCCTGGAGTGCGATTACTCGTTTCTACGAAAATTGTCGAAAAAAGGTTAAAGGACCCAAAGGTTTTCCTAAGTTTAAGAAAAACTGCCGTTCGGTTGAGTACAAAACATCAGGATGGAAGCTGTCAGAGAACCGGAAAGCCATCACCTTCACTGACAAAAAAGGAATAGGGCGACTTAAACTCAAAGGTACTTATGACCTAAACTTCTATCAGCTCAACCAAATCAAACGAGTAAGGTTAGTCAGACGTGCCGACGGGTATTACGTACAATTTGCGGTTAAAGCTGATGTCCGAGTAAAAACTAAGCCCACTGGCAGAGTCGTTGGGTTGGATCTGGGTATTAAGTATTTTTTGGCTGACTCCAATGGTCATACAGAGGAGTCACCAAAATTCTACCGCAAATCGGAAAGACAGCTCAATCGAGCTAATCGCCAAAAGTCTAAAAAGTACCGTAAGGGAGCCAAACCACAGTCAAAAAACTATCATTTGGCAAGAAAACGATATGCTCGAAAGCATTTAAGAGTAAGTAGGCAGCGAAAAGAATACTGCAAGCGAGTTGCATATTCCGTTATCCAATCTAACGATTTGGTAGCTTATGAAGACTTAAATGTGAAAGGGTTGGTAAGAAATCGTCACTTGTCTAAATCCATCTCTGATGCAGGCTGGTCTACCTTCAGGCAATGGCTGGAATACTTTGGACATAAATACGGGAAAGTAACGGTAGCGGTTCCCCCGCACTATACCTCTGTTGATTGTCCAAAGTGTCACCATAGAGTTAAAAAATCTCTGTCCCAACGGACTCATGTTTGTGAAAACTGTGGATACGTTGAAGACAGAGATATCGCAGCCAGTCTAAACATCCTGCAAAAAGGATTAAGTACGGCGGGGCACGCCGGAAACTACGCTTGGGGAGATCTGCCCTCTTGGGCGATTGGAGCAATCCTGTCGTCTAACGGCGGGTCGGAGAACCAAGAATCCCCGCGTCTTTAGAGCGGGGAGTGTCAACCTATTAGGGTTATATATAGCAATCACGAATATCATTGAACATTACCAGCCATAATTAAGAGTGCCTTCACTGGTGAGGCTTGCGTAGAGCGAGAGAGGAGTAAAGAATGTCCTAACCTGTCAAGGTAGCTGCTATCAGAACCTACTGGCGTGGCACACCTTATTTGATGAATTGGATTCGGCTTGTAGCAGGGAACCTTAGCCCTAGATTCCGTTGGGTTTCCTTGCGTCAACCCAACCTACAACCTATTCAAATCAAGTTCATGACTCACACTTGAGCTGGTAAAGGATGGCACAATAGGATAGCAGTTGGATTGAACAGGACTATAATTAGGAGCTTGGCTTTCCTGCGAAACCCATACCCATTATGGACGAGGGATCTAGCCACGAATCAAGATGACTCAACACTACGATGTATACGGTCTCGGTAATGCCCTTTTGGACATTGAATTAGAAGTTTCCCCAGAACTACTTCAAGAACTGGGCATTGATAAAGGGGTGATGACTTTAATTGAAGAAGATCACCAGCACAAGATCCTGAAACACTTAGAGGGTCAGTCAATGAAGCGCGGCGGTGGGGGATCGGCGGCAAATACAATGATTGCCCTGAGCCAATTTGGGGGTAAAGCGTTCTATTCTTGTAAAGTCGCCAATGATGAAGACGGACAGGTTTACCTGGGAGATTTGCTCCGCTTTAATGTTGACACAAACCTGCAATACCATGCCCCCGAAGCTGGAATTACGGGTAAATGCTTGGTGTTTGTCACGCCGGATGCCGATCGCACGATGAACACCTTTCTGGGAATTTCGGCGAGCTTTTCAGAAGCGGAATTAGTCCCTGACGCGATCGCACAGTCCAAATATACCTATATTGAAGGGTATTTGGTCACGGGTGCTGCTAGCAAAGCGGCGGCGATTCAAGCCAGAGATCTTGCCAAAGCCGCAGGTCAAAAAATCGCCCTATCCCTGTCTGATCTGAATATGGTGAAGTTCTTTAAAGATGGATTGCTGGAAATCATCGGTTCAGGGGTGGATTTCCTCTTTGCCAATGAAAGCGAAGCCCTAAAAATGGCGGACACTGAGGATCTCACGGTTGCTGTTGATTACTTGAAAGGGTTGGCTAAGGGGTTTGCGATTACCCGTGGAGCGAAAGGATCGGTAATCTTTGATGGACAAGAGATAATTGAGATTGATGCAGTCCCCGTTAAAGCAGTTGACACCGTTGGCGCAGGGGATATGTATGCTGGCGCGGTTCTTTACGGACTGACTCATGGTATGAGTTATGCTCAAGCAGGAGAGTTAGGATCTAAAGCGGCGGCAAAGTTAGTCACGAGTTTCGGTCCACGCATGGACACAAAAGACACTCGTTCTCTATTAGACGGATAATTATACAGCAAGCAGGCAGAAAGCTGAATAGAAAAAGCTTGTAGAGACCTGCCATAGCACGTCTGGGAGATGGGGGAGATTATGTAGGCTCACAAGGGTAGGTTTTTTAAGATTGGGGTTCAGGTAAGACTTAGAAGACAGAATGACCATCACTTCGACTTCGCTCAGCGACCGTAGACAAGGAAGAGTTTTAATGAAAAATAGGGCGTTTCGGCTTTT
Protein-coding regions in this window:
- a CDS encoding alpha-amylase family glycosyl hydrolase, with translation MRYFKEYCEVNLEPGTAPFTWVFRSEEKIRIRFGVAVDKHPDCGQIIYELNDGQGYCDSHQITAETESVVENGFKMFSVILPPISSGGGCRYWLGYLDKFGNEHTSQHSRFLLVCDEAPRSMAEIPSVFLGFVDNQPLYGPKPVVAMTPSPTDWNARLFYSIIIDRFARGSDRHRTGLGAVKYDPSCPYASHGGTIRGVIEKINYLKSLGIRAIILSPVYVNAADGYHGYHPINLLMVEPRLGTLACLRELVAKAHEADIAVILDVVNNHIADSIQWEEYGGPPGGEFKYVHGDDTAVMPFPVEVRNTSLFHGPEYTDMVNQRLFGFLEDWRTETSYVRELLIQHLKYWIAQTDIDGFRYDSARHVGLDFWEPCVEEISRFAKYLGKHQFLQIAEHAGSSHEELIAYNSAKFSNLLDYPTYYIVKHSLADANWLGGFAEYFCGILTPSQPYHAGWRNNIMFLDNQDTTRIFHEFLSRIPNQDEARVRLHFAIACLVLGPQIPSIYQGTEQEFSGALGMHQREDTGDWIGHDCYVREDMFDNPACVWHFGPINQKSFEPYSRNHSTFVLIHQLAEIRFKSRLIQSGKRTLLCSRKDGLWCVLIHGTTDEPPILVAMNLGSKAVSDHALTLPKWYGAFDGVDMLMTTAGGAFYFVEGGLRIRLSPFTFVIGKLWKDSQKSAIVEAKIPDIIKHK
- a CDS encoding glycosyltransferase, encoding MNVNSANCLLPVPSGSFVVPDLTTVLSTTEERPLRFSLIIPTYKEAKNLAQLVEQVSRLLDSQLAGNYELIVVDDNSPDDTWKVAQELTNYPQLKVMRRIEERGLSTAVIRGWQVARGEVLGVIDADLQHPPELLLQLWSQIQGGADLAVASRHVEGGGVNDWSIIRRFLSRGAQTIGLILLPGVIGRVSDPMSGYFMVRRNCLVDRPLNPLGYKILIEVLGRGKIPEIGEVGYVFQERQVGESKVTWKQYVEYLQHLLRLRLSLGSIGRFIRFSIVGFSGVFVDIAIFYLLRNKLGLGLTLSAALSAEVAMFNNFLWNDVWTFGDISQHQPGLRQWFERFLKFNGICLAGLILNVLLVNLLFNVFGINEYVSKLIAIAAVTVWNFWINLKLSWRVTDVRQ
- a CDS encoding DUF2267 domain-containing protein, with translation MPDNTVFLEKVKKQGQLEDIYDARDVTEVVFRTMRDLMNTDASDRVESELRQNDGSVPTPAEEQQKEIADLWKDTNPIVSFLSRIRPPLEFDADTFLFRIRQEASLPKGVSPETVVKAIFSATKDELSEERVKEVAEFLPPKIKQMWQQA
- a CDS encoding cation-translocating P-type ATPase; amino-acid sequence: MADLPNQPWTISSADLFKKLDVSEDDGLSDTEVQQRREQYGANRLQEAQRRGPLQILIEQFKSLVIGILAIAAILSFAFAQWIEGIAIVFAILINAAIGFFIEYQAVRSMEALQNLSSTEAKVRRQGQMQEIDAENLVPGDMVLLESGDLIPADMRLTETSKMQVNESSLTGESVSVTKTTEPIEGDVELADRTNMLFKGTALTRGSGEGVVVATGMQTELGHISKLTQEAKTEESTPLEKRLNQLGRRLIWVTLVIVVLIAISGIIVGKDIRLMVETSVALAVAAIPEGLPIVATIALARGMWRMAKRNALINKLAAVETLGATSIICTDKTGTLTENRMTVSHIVLDSGDVQISGEGLEPEGEFTQEDETLNPLEHDSLRPALEVGVLCNNAALQPEDSNESRVIGDPMEVALLIAGAKADLRREELLEEMPEVREEAFDPDTKMMATLHKSNGNYRFAVKGAPESVLEVCTRILTPDGEKELSDRDAWKQRSNDLAAQGLRILALAQKTVESEDAKPYEDLTFLGVVGLLDPPRQEVRAAIEECQNAGIRVIMVTGDQPVTARNIGLAVGLTDDEQADVVQGKDLKSPKESSSEERERLVKTPIFARVSPEQKLNLITLHQDTGAIVAMTGDGVNDAPALQKADIGVAMGQRGTQVAKEAADMVLQDDAFSTIVAAVEQGRAIFNNIRKFTIFLLSGNVGQIMAVTATSLVNAPLPILPLQILYLNIINDVFPALALGVGEGSPTLMEEPPRDPKESIITKRHWASIAGYGVIIAAPVLGSFYLAFNWLGLEKNQAVTISFLTIAFSRLWHVFNMRDRGSGVLVNEVTRNKYVWGSLILCTGFLAAAIYLPILSDILQTHAPSLQGWLLILGMSLVPLVIGQIGKLIADRTTNDKGQKTKDDPHR
- a CDS encoding RNA-guided endonuclease InsQ/TnpB family protein, giving the protein MIVFEFKVKAKPTQYAAIDEAIRTAQFVRNKCLRYWMDNQGIDKYDLSKYCRVLACMFSFADQLNSQARQASADRAWSAITRFYENCRKKVKGPKGFPKFKKNCRSVEYKTSGWKLSENRKAITFTDKKGIGRLKLKGTYDLNFYQLNQIKRVRLVRRADGYYVQFAVKADVRVKTKPTGRVVGLDLGIKYFLADSNGHTEESPKFYRKSERQLNRANRQKSKKYRKGAKPQSKNYHLARKRYARKHLRVSRQRKEYCKRVAYSVIQSNDLVAYEDLNVKGLVRNRHLSKSISDAGWSTFRQWLEYFGHKYGKVTVAVPPHYTSVDCPKCHHRVKKSLSQRTHVCENCGYVEDRDIAASLNILQKGLSTAGHAGNYAWGDLPSWAIGAILSSNGGSENQESPRL
- a CDS encoding adenosine kinase; translated protein: MTQHYDVYGLGNALLDIELEVSPELLQELGIDKGVMTLIEEDHQHKILKHLEGQSMKRGGGGSAANTMIALSQFGGKAFYSCKVANDEDGQVYLGDLLRFNVDTNLQYHAPEAGITGKCLVFVTPDADRTMNTFLGISASFSEAELVPDAIAQSKYTYIEGYLVTGAASKAAAIQARDLAKAAGQKIALSLSDLNMVKFFKDGLLEIIGSGVDFLFANESEALKMADTEDLTVAVDYLKGLAKGFAITRGAKGSVIFDGQEIIEIDAVPVKAVDTVGAGDMYAGAVLYGLTHGMSYAQAGELGSKAAAKLVTSFGPRMDTKDTRSLLDG